In the Triticum aestivum cultivar Chinese Spring chromosome 2B, IWGSC CS RefSeq v2.1, whole genome shotgun sequence genome, GCCGACCgcgagggacttggcgcggggTCGTGGGGCTCTGGCAGCAGGGAGGCGCGTCCATGGCGAGGCAGGGGCACACGGGACCTGACGAGCTGGTCAACGGAGCGATGCGGGAAGGCAGGGGCTCGGCGACTTGCGTGATGCAGGGGGCGCCAGCGACGGGATGGACTTGGCGAAGCAGGCGAGTTTCGCCCGGTCGGGATCCCGCTGGAGATGCTGTACGGCGAGGTGCAGGCGAAGCTTGCGGGCACGAAGAAGGCCGTGGCGAGCGGCTGGAGGGTCGCAGGTGAGGTCCGAGACGAGGCAATCGCCAGATCCAGGGCGGAGGGACTTGTTCCCGGCAGCGACGGAGCTGCGGGCAACCATAGCGGCTCCTGGAACACAGAGGGAGAGGCATGGGAACCGAGGGAGTGAACCagagagaggagggaaggaggagaagaagaggggaaggggcgacgggttcctggtggtgctgctgcttgcAGCCGATGGCGAGCTGCTCGTGACCCCATCGGGATCGAGCAGAGGAGCGCTGGTGGAGGCCAAGAGGAATTTTGGATTGGGGGCTCAGGCATCTggaacgaggaggagggagagcgcTGGTTGGGTGAATCGGGCAGGGGAGATCGCGAGGGAGATTCGGTGGAGTGGTGGTGGCGTGGGGATGGATGGGACATGATCCCTAGATCCTAGGGTTGGACCTATATATATAGCAAGTGGTTTAGGTTAGGGGTATctagtccctccgatcgaaatcaaaCGGCCAAGAATAAATAGGTAGAGAAATCCAAAtaaaaaacggagatgttttagagatgtttggggatgatccggactcatcggTCACGACAGCCCGGTTCGGGTTCAGAGCGGTTTTCGGACACGTCAAGAGGGGGGTCGGTGCGCTGTGCAGAGGAACAAGGCGATCGCGTGCAAGTGGGtggttggtctcagaacggtcaacgAAGACAAGCCGTCTGACAATTGGCCAATAGAGACAAAGAGAGAATCGGCAACTACGAACGGTAACGAGTTTTATGAAAAAAAACAaatggatgcgatgcacatgatgctatgagatgaaatgcatgccatgaacaaaatgcaaaacaaaagacaaaactcAACCATGAAGAAAATATCATATCGCATTTtcagaaaaggcaagagttggagttacgaatatgaaaAGTTGTATCCGGGCGTTACAGCCCCCGATCACGAGTCTGCTCAACTCAGCTCATGGGACTCAATGGCGCGTCAGGGAATGGAGTGGCTTGTTACTTTCAGTACTTACATGATTAGCATGCGAGTTTGATTGTGCGCGAGTACCACGTAAAAATTAGGAATCACCACATGAGGCTGGAGTGGTTGGAAATTTTCCTGCGAACACTAGTAGGGATGAATCAAAAAGGGAAAATTTCCTATGAATtgtaatcctatgaatcaaacaggtCACGTAGGAATACTGTACTAAGGATCAGAATCCTCCGAATCTTGCTTTAGAAATCCTTTGAAGCAAAGTGGCCCTTTTTTGTGCGTCTTTTACATGCACCAAAGTTGGCCGACCCACATGAGTAATACAATTATTCCGTTCATCGTTCgaatccacctccacctccaaaAGATAAAGCAGTCACGTGGGAAATGTAGCTAGCTACCAGTCCCCTAGCAGTTCGGCAATCTGGGGCAGAAGGATAAAGCAGCCACGAGTCCAGGGCTAGACGAGAGCATCTATAACCTGCGGTCTGTTGTCGATAAAAACAAACAATTGAAAGttgagagaaaagaaaaaaatcgaAAAACTCAAAAGAAAAAAATGACGTCCTTATGGGCTGCAGCCCATGCATGTCGTAAAGCCCATGCTTAAGATATATTGGGCATTGTTGTCCTACATTTCGGATTAATTATATTAATTGCCAGAGTTAATTATATTCCATGTAAACGGGGATGTAGCTCAATTggtcgaaatcactaattaaggtgTACTCCTTGCGGAGAATACTCCAActttctcaggttgcgacaagtggcgcgctgcatgtgcgccacttgtcgcaacctgggtgttttctcttttttcgtagatccgtttattcaaaatgttttatctcttaaaccgtgcgttcaaATCCTGAACCGCTTTCGTCGTTGGATTCCTtccgtcgagatcttcaaaactagatcccatgttgataggttttgacaaaaaaaacttcatgaaaaaaccggacgaaaaaatcAAACCGGGAACACAGGTTTTTTtctctttccgaaagaggcacgcccgtgcctctgacgaaatcacaaccgtacctctcgcggaagcaaaaccgtgcctctcgcgaaagaaagaaaacagaaaacacgttttttcccttctcgaaagaggcacgcccgtgcctctcgcgaaagcacaaccgtgcctctagcggaagcaaaatcgtgcctctcgcgaaagaaaaaaaaacagaaaacacgtttttttttccttccgaaagaggcacgccctgtgcctctcgtggaagcaaaactgtgcctctcgtgaaagaaaaaaaaNNNNNNNNNNNNNNNNNNNNNNNNNNNNNNNNNNNNNNNNNNNNNNNNNNNNNNNNNNNNNNNNNNNNNNNNNNNNNNNNNNNNNNNNNNNNNNNNNNNNNNNNNNNNNNNNNNNNNNNNNNNNNNNNNNNNNNNNNNNNNNNNNNNNNNNNNNNNNNNNNNNNNNNNNNNNNNNNNNNNNNNNNNNNNNNNNNNNNNNNNNNNNNNNNNNNNNNNNNNNNNNNNNNNNNNNNNNNNNNNNNNNNNNNNNNNNNNNNNNNNNNNNNNNNNNNNNNNNNNNNNNNNNNNNNNNNNNNNNNNNNNNNNNNNNNNNNNNNNNNNNNAAAACGtgttttttttccgtttccgaggaggtacggccgtgactctcgcgaaagcacaaccgtgcctctagcggaagccaaaccgtgcctctcgcgaaagaaaaaaaaacagaaaacacgttattttttccgtttccaagaggcacggccgtgcctctcgcgaaaacaaaactGTGACTATTgcggaaaaaatgcgttttttgcgcaaaaaaaaatttcaattttttttggtcgaaaagctagggaagaccggtggaaaaccaaaacgtaaaaaacccgtttaaaaaaccaaaaacgcgtgcagaaaaataaaaataacaaaatccggaggaagcgcccagagcgcgacacgtggtgaatagctgagagcgcgtcaagtggcgctgatcgttgcgaggctcccgaaggagcgctcgttaattagttgctccctcAATTGGTAGAGCGCTAATCAATGCGGTATAGAGGCATGGGTTAGATTCCTCGCATCTCCACTTATATTTTAATTATTTCTTTTGCCGGCGGACTTTTTCCTTATCCTGTAAAATAAATTTGACCGGgacaaaagagagaagaagtctgtcCTGGATGTTTCTTGGGTTTAAACTGGGCTGCAAAGTGGGCAAAAAAAAAATATACAATTGCAAATTTGCAATAAACATGTTGAtgaatctatatctatatctatatctatatctatatctatatctatatctatacggaggaagcgcccagagcgcgacacgtggtgaatagctgagagcgcgtcaagtggcgctgatcgttgcgaggctcccgaaggagcgctcgttaattagttgctccctcAATTGGTAGAGCGCTAATCAATGCGGTATAGAGGCATGGGTTAGATTCCTCGCATCTCCACTTATATTTTAATTATTTCTTTTGCCGGCGGACTTTTTCCTTATCCTGTAAAATAAATTTGACCGGgacaaaagagagaagaagtctgtcCTGGATGTTTCTTGGGTTTAAACTGGGCTGCAATGTGGGCAAAAAAAAATATACAATTGCAAATTTGCAATAAACATGTTGAtgaatctatatctatatctatatctatatctatatctatatctatacctaatattaaagTACAGATTGTTTCTTCACTTTTTTGGTCCAGCCCGCACAGGGTCGAACTAATGACCTGTCGGTTGTGCATGGATGATGTTAGCCAGCTGAGCTATTGACTATTTGTGTTTCCTTGTCGCCACAGAATGTACTTAAAGAAGATGTGGCACTGTAGCGATTTTGTTTAAAACTCCAAAATCTTTTGAAAAAGTGCAGACATTTTTCTAAAAGTAGGAAGAAATTTAGAACAATTTTTCGAAACAGATAATTTAAAAAACCTTGTTTTTTTAAAAAAAGCGCAAACAAATTCTGGAAATTTTGAACAATTTCGATTTTTCGAAAACCACGGATATATTTTCAAAAGCAAGATCAAAATTTGTATATTTTAATATTTTTGGAAACATGAACAAACTTTGAAACaatgaacatgttttgaaattcCTAAACATTTTTTAAGTTGTGATCATGAAACCGGGGATATTTTATAAAATTCCGAACAGATTTGGTAACCATCaaagattttttattatttcaacaaattttgaaaaaaaaaatattttttaaagtTCCAAACAAAAATTTGAAACCGTAAACATTTATAAAATTTGTAAACATCCTTGGAAACATGAACACGTTAGGAAAttctgaacttttttttaaatttgtgaataaAATTAGAAACAGTACGGCATACGGACATACGTAAAAACGGAATAAATACTGCAACCACTATCAAAATATACAATGTAACATGGTGAGACGATAATGTCGAAATAGAGGACGTAGATCATTAGAGCGTCTTGAGCCATGCTTATTATACAACAAACATAcaatatttttttctcccgttgcatcgcacgggcatatgtgctagtagtaTAAAAATAAGACAATACATATTGTATGGAATCCGAACAGCTCACACATCATTTCATCACTCATGGAGAATGTATCAAGTACTACTACATGGCGATGCTCAAAAAGTACTACTACATGGCATAAAACAATAAACTTGGAAACCTTTTAGGGCAATTTAGAACGATAAATTTTGTTGAGCACTGATATATGTGCAAATAAAACCTTCTACTTCAAAAAATCAACACATACTTCACCTAGGGAGGTTCGTACATGAAGTTTCATGCAGATTTGTGGTGACAGATGATTTGATATAAAAACATAAGGTTATTTTTACAAATGCGCTAGAGACAGAAGGACTGTCCAATATGGTTTAGAGGCGTCCCCTCGTATTTCAAATCTAACTTTGATCAAGGAAACACACATTATATACTATAACCTAAAAAGTAAACCATTGGATTTGCTTTCAAAAGATGTTTTCACTGGTATATNNNNNNNNNNNNNNNNNNNNNNNNNNNNNNNNNNNNNNNNNNNNNNNNNNNNNNNNNNNNNNNNNNNNNNNNNNNNNNNNNNNNNNNNNNNNNNNNNNNNNNNNNNNNNNNNNNNNNNNNNNNNNNNNNNNNNNNNNNNNNNNNNNNNNNNNNNNNNNNNNNNNNNNNNNNNNNNNNNNNNNNNNNNNNNNNNNNATGCGCACAGGAGAAATGCGGGGACATCGACGTTCAATAGTGTGGTGTGATCGTAGTCGTTAGATGGCCATCCAATGGTCCAAACAATGGACTAATGTCAATGTTTTTCCAGTTACTAGACAAATAGATTTTTTTTCCTATTCGTCAAACACGAGCTTTGAAAACACGATAAatgtccatgcatgcatgcaagttgtttctctggGTGCAACTCATCGTCGTTGCATGCTGGGCTGACTCGGTGAAGATCAAAGTCTCGGGCAAGATGATAAAAATCTATTGTTTCTATCTTGGCTACAGTTTTGGTTACCTGCCGAGATTTTGAGATACCGAGCGGTTACCTAGTTTATTTATGCCCCAAGAGTAAAAGGTATACCGAGCCAAAATAATCATTTtttatcaaaaaaattggaaagacaactcaaaagagaaaaaaaaaacacGTTCTTGACGGGCTGCAAGTCATGCATGTCCTAACAATCCATGCTTCACAGAtattgtttggcccatgtttgatCACTGTCCTGTACTCCGGATTAATTTTAATTGCAAGAGTTAACAGTATTGCTTGCAAATGGGGATGTAGCTCAATTGATAGAGCGCTAATCAATGCGGAATAGAGGCACGGGGTTATCTCCACAtatctttttattttagtttttctgCCGACGGACTTCTTCCTTTTCCCTAAAATAAATTGACCGGGAAAATAAAAAGAGAAGTGCGCCTCTTGGGCTTTAACTGGGCTGCAATGTGGACCCTAATCCAGGTTGGAACAAACTGCCCATGTGATCCATGCACTGCCTCAAAAAAAAATGTGATCCATGCACGCTCCTTCCAAGTTCCAACATCGCCGTCTCCCTTGCTCCAAATTCTGCCGCATCTGTACGCCGTCCTGCGACGAAATTCCGGCGCCGCCTTCGCGCTCGCGCCTGGACGCCGCGTGCCCCATCCGCTACTGGGCACCATCGGAGCGCCTCACGCCTCAGCGGCTCGACAACTCTACTCAAATCTAGCTCATTTCCTACAGCTTAATATACTTGTGATTTAGCTCCTTGGTAGCACCTACTTATATAGTTTTTCAGTACACTACTCAAGCTTCACTTATCTACACTGCTTCTTGGTGGCAGCTGCAGCTGTCTGTGATTTTTTGTACACTTGTAATGCAACATGATATTGCCGTTTGGGGCACCAAGGCCTGCACCTCATATATATCCTGACACTCAACTTGTGTACATCTTGTATAGTTCggattttaaatttttttttgTTCCCAGTTATTTTGTTGTATAGGCAATGTGCGTGGGATGAATTAGTCTGATATTGCATAAGCAAGACAACCTAACTAACACTATATGCATGTACATTTGCTATATATATGATGTACCTTGCGGTTTTACTTGACATGCATAATTGGGCTGTATGACACCATATGTATTAAATTTTAGTTCCTTTTTAGAAACCAAGAAATTTCATACTCAAATACTACTTCCTCgcgttctagatacatccatttgagcgtcaATTAaaattggacggagggagtacttgtttaaCCGCAAGTTGGAAAGGGATTGCCCTTGAGTACCAAAAGATCGGCGACCCTCAAGAATATAATACAATTATTTCGTGCATCCATCTTGTGTTTCAGTCCTTTGGGCCAAAGGATAAAGCAGTCACGTGGGAAATGTAGCTAGCTACCAGTCCCCTAGCAGTTATGAATGTTCAGAATTTCGGTACTCTGGGGCAAAAGGATAAAGCAGCCACGAGTGTGCACTGCAATCAACTTCCGACGGCAGTGTCAAGCcaaaaaaaaaaaaaggaaaatccATCGTCTGCCGACAACTGATGAAATCCGGCAGCAGAGTCTCTATCAGACACAACCGGGCAGATGTTAATCCTAGAACCCAGCTGTGGGTAGCACCATCAAAGCAGCTCATTACGCGATTGGAGCGACGGCGATATCATCCTCGCCGAAATTCAGCTCATTATCTAGGCATTCATTCATAATTCAGCAACGAATTGGAAACTAGTGACAGTTTGTCTCTGGTGTCATCCGTTGCTTCAGCATTGCCATTGCTGCAAGTTCAGTAGTGCCTCCTAGCGGGAATGGGATGCATTATTCACCCGTCAGTGGTTACTGACTTCACCTACTGACCCAGCAATAAACATACATGAAAAGACTAGGAGGATCACAACAAGCCCTGTCTGGATCAATTACACACCATATAATCCAGGTTCTATAATATAACACCCCATATAATCCAGGTTCCTCCGTGTAATAATATCCTGGGAGTTGGAATCGGATCTTAGTTACATAGGTAGTACACACACGGACACATTATATTATTGATATATGATCCAGCAAAATGCTCCACTCACTACTGGCCCAGCAAGCAAAACACACACAAAATGAGCAGCAGCCGCCTTCTGGATCCAGCAACTTTGGCAATCAATCACAGTGGTTACCTAGGAAGGGTCGTCGTCGCGGCAGCGGGTGATGGACTCGCAGCCGCGGGTGTAGGGGTTGGCGGTGGTGCTCACGCGGCAGTTGTAGTAGGGCACGCCCGGCCGGGAGCAGGGCACGGCGTCCCCCCGCAGCGCGTCGTAGCTGATGTACCTCCGCCCGCCGCCGGTCGCCCACAGCAGCCGCCCGTGCGCCGCCTCCGAGCCCATCGGCGCCTCCACCCCCATGTCCATGTCCATGTCCATGCTGCTGATGCCGATGGCGCCCTGGCCTCCCCTCCCCTgaacgagcagcagcagcaggaggaggaggggcaacACCGGGGTTGCCGCCCATGGAGATGGAGGCATTGCCGGAGGAGCAGGGGGGGATGGGGGAGCTGAGATCTCGGAGAGCGGAACAGTTGCTGTGGCTGGATCTTTTCTCCCGGATGAGATGAAAGAGTGGGGGAGAGTGGGGAGTGGAGTGGTGGAGGTGGCCTTAAATGCAGTGCCACTGCCGACAGTTGTCCGTTGTGTCCCGTGGCCGTGGGGAACGGACCCGTGGGGTTTACTGTTTTCCTTCCTTGTCCTTTTACCGCTGGTTTCTCCTCGGGAACTGAATCGTTCGACAGTACGCCAATTTGGAAACACAAAGACATTATCCACACAGTTTATTAATGCATCTCCAACGCAGACCTCAAACCTCCCGCAACTGTCTGAACTATGAAAGGCATCCAACGTTGATCGGGGCGGTTCGAACTtgatttctcccgcaaaccggagaaGATACACCAAACTTTTGCAGGGGAATGCGGTATGACCCCTCCCTCCGAGCTGATCACTACCttgtttatatactccctccgttcggaattacttgtcgcagaaatacatgtatctagacatattttagttctagatacatccatttccaagacaagtaattccgaacggagtgAGTACATGCAATTAGTTGTAGCCCTTTCGACCACTGAAGTATTGCTCTCCCCAAATACAGCAAGTGCAACAGGTGCATCAAACTCTGAAGGTCTGAACCCAAAAAATCAGCTCCTGCAATCCAAATTCTCAAACTTTAATAATTGATCACTGCCAAATTCTACACATTGATCGATGGATACTAAAAGTGAGAACTGATTTAACACATTGACCTATGAATACTAAAAAATGGGATTTGATTTAACTTTCATACCTTTAGCGGTGCTCAGGATGAGGTCAGTCGCGCGGGTGAATGTGAACATGGAGGGTGCATCATGATGATTGAATTTGCGAAGGAAGTAGTCAATCAATGAGCAAGCAGCAACAGCTCCATCCTTTTTATGGTCATTGCCTCAAACACAGACTTTGCCTCAATCACCTATCAATCCAAAACCATTGATTAATTGAGATGAACTGAAAGACATAACCTTTCGATGATGTATGCGGAGGTCTATCATGAGATGAGATGCATCACACACTGACCTGCAGGTCCACGAGGAGTGGCACATAGGTCTCTTCCATCTTTGAAGCGAGGCAAAAGAAAGCCACTACCAAGAGCAGTGTCACCCACACTTTGCCTTCCTGCCACGAAAAACAAATTCCTCAATGATTCCAACAACTTTATGGGATTTTAGCAGGGTTTCTTCAGTTGCTACTGAGATGATAGACTTACAGGAAGGAGATAGACGGAGAGGAACCTATCAAGGTAGTTCATAGACAAGGCCGTAGTCAACGACAAAGAATTTGCAGATTTAATTAGCTATCACGGCACCATACATCAGGAAGGTATCATCGAGCAGAAATTCAATGAGAAAATTGCCACTAAAAATGGATAAAAAGGCATATTCCAAATCCGGCCCATCACATATCAGTACCACGCTAGAAAGGAACGATTTGAATCAAATCAAGATGCGGGGGCTCACCTTCCAAAGCCCATCTATGGCGTACCTCCTGGCGATGGCCAAATCCAGGCCCCCGAGCCGCCGCCACAACATCTGGGGGTACCTGTCGGCGGGCATGTGCTCCTTCTCCGTCTCGGCGAGCGCAACCATAGTCCTCAAACTGCATAGGGTGGTCAACCAGGAACCCATCCGCCGGGTGCTGACCAGGAAGACGACAGTGCTCTGGGCGGCGAGGTCGTCGTCCTTCCACCATTCCATGCGACGTGGGGATCTCCCTAGGATAtgtttctattttcctttttacGGGATATCTTTTTTTTGGGAGGCATGCATGATCGTAGGGGGCGGGGTTGTGTGCACGTGGAGTTTTTCCCTGCGGTGGAGTATGGTTAGTCAATATAAATTAGTAAGTGCACacaaaaaacatatcaattaaggCTAACTGTTGGATTGAGATTCATGGGCCTAATCGTGCCGTGTTGATTGGTTTGTGTGGTGTTGTGAGGCTAATTCGGGGTGCACGTAAGgaagttcttgtttgattgtttaatagtagtgcgGATATGCATATATTTTTGTCACGTGAAGCTACCTAGCCCGCCCTATTACTTACGTTACACGGATTGATAGGTTAACGAtggaaaaagtccaaaacaaactTTGAATTTGTAGCTGAAAGCTAATTCAAACCCTAAACTCCCAATCCCTAAAATCAGCACACCAAATTCACTGATTCTGGTCTATTTGAGACTTGAGAGGATTTAACTGTTATTCgctgaattgggccggcccatAACACACTCTCTCGCGCTgctctggtttttctttgtttttcttccttttttctttgtttttttccttcGTTATACTTTGTGTTCTCACTGATTTTTTTCTTTGTTATACTtttggtttcttttgtttcttACTTGATTTTCTTCATATTGTTTTTCATTTCTCTTTCTTTTGTTCCTTTACCGGTAACCGAGTTTTTCACACATGTCTAATTATTCTCAGTACCCAATGTAAGTTCTTAGCACAAATAAATTTTGATACACTTTTGATATATTTCAGATATGTTATTTACATTTTTTTCAAAAGATGATTTAACAAAAGCGCCATAATATCTTTCCAAATACACGTTTTTACATTTCTTAACAacaataaacattttataaaactaTGCGGACATTTTTTACATTgtgaaacatttttaaaatactatACACTTTTTTCAAACACTTGTCACGTATATTCTTTTAAGGGTATGGCATATTTTTTTACATCACACAAACTTTTTTCTACATTGTATACACTTCTTTTTGAAAATGTcacaagaattttttttgaaactcgtgAACATTCTTGAAATGTTACATTTTTTGAATGGATGAAACATTTGTTTGATTCACATGAGTATTATTTACATTGTACATACATTTTTTTGAAATGCCTCGTACATTTTTCTAAACCCAAGATATTTTTTAGATGTCACAAACTTTTTTCACACATTTTCTCAGGTTTTAAAAAAAGTGTTTGCACTTTAAAATTTTAGTCCAGTTTCCAAAAAATATGTTTCAAAAAGTGTTCGGTTTCCCAAAATTGTATTTTTTTCAAACAATAGTTGTATTTATTAAGTATTCAGAATTTCCAAAAGGTTCTCACACTTTACAAAATGTCCAGACTTTTCCAAAATTGTTTACATTTTCAATATTTGTTGGCCCCGAAAAAATGTTTTCGAAGTTCGACGCTTCGGTGTTTTCCAAAAAAAACATGAAATTCCAAAAACATTATTTGTGACACAAATTTTGAaaatccgaaaaacattcatagcatgtgaaaaactgttggaattctgaacattttttgacaaatgtgatttttttgaaatcacggacaattttcaaaaaaaatgtgaatAGAACTTAAAAATTCCATACATTATTTTGAAACCACAAAAGGAAATTGAATTTGTGCCAAAAATACaaaaaaggaacattttttatCTTCTATTTTTTTTATGAAATGCGCGAACATTTTTAGACTGCACAAATTCTTGTTGTGGTATAGTGGGTCGGCCTAAATTATCGTCCGCGAGAGTAGCAGGTTATCTGGTTAGGATTGTAATATACGCAGTATGCGGAATAGGTGTAGGGTctaaaatagaccgggattacaAGTTCAGATTGTGAATTTCCGGATTCAaagttcagggtttgatttagctttcgttCACAACTtcaaggtttgttttggactttttccaCTAAAGATTAATAGTTCTAATAGATCCATGGGATTTTCCAGCATATATCTCTATTCTTGATCCGTATTTTTCGTTTGGTATATAATCGAATCGAATAGATAGAATagataatagatagatagattgagTCATGAATCCTAGTAATAGATCAGAATATAATAGTGTGGACTGGATCCTGGTGAAAAAAGAACACTGATAACTCCCGCACGTTTGGTTTGGGAGCTCCCCGGACCGAACGAAACGTTCATAGCGACCCATCGATAAAaacgaactactccctccgtttccaaatatttgtctttctagccatcttaaatggactacaacatacggatgtatgtagacatgttttaaattgtagattcactcattttgcttcgtatgtagttatttgttgaaatctctagaaagacaattatttaggaacggagggagtacaacgttCGGGCAGAGATAAATTTCAGACCGAACGTTTTCTTCCTTGCCACCTTTTTCTACTGGCCCAATTAGCATGAATTCCAGCAAGCCCaaagcccaaaaaaataaaaaaaggccaaggGTAGAGAAAAATAAGTTACATAAAATGGCAAAATTTATTTCCTTATGCATTTTCGTACCGACCATAATATATATCCATGGcaagaaatacatggttttgtaaccaaaaagaacaagaaaaatgccatgattagaaaagtaaaaaaaatgccatggtaataaatgcaacatatttgccatggcaaaaatacttTTATTCACATGGAACTTTTAGTTTAATTTGCCA is a window encoding:
- the LOC123042765 gene encoding rapid alkalinization factor 23 gives rise to the protein MPPSPWAATPVLPLLLLLLLLVQGRGGQGAIGISSMDMDMDMGVEAPMGSEAAHGRLLWATGGGRRYISYDALRGDAVPCSRPGVPYYNCRVSTTANPYTRGCESITRCRDDDPS